From the genome of Streptomyces sp. NBC_01317, one region includes:
- a CDS encoding beta-glucosidase, translating into MTLEEKLAQLYGLWAGASNDGAEVAPHQHDMDEPPTLDALLPYGLGQLTRPFGTVPVDSALGALSLMRTQERVVAANRFGIPAMAHDECLAGFSAWGATTYPVPLSWGAAFDPALVEEMARAIGRDMRSVGVHQGLAPVLDVVRDARWGRVEETIGEDPYLVGTTAVAYIKGLEAAGVVATLKHFVGYSASRGGRNLAPVGMGPRERADVMLPPFEMAVRESGVRSVMHAYTDTDGVPCAADEDLLTGLLRDTWGFTGTVVADYFGIAFLSSLHGVAADWGEAAAAALTAGVDIELPTVKTFGTPLRDLVSSGRVPEAVVDRAVRRVLAQKEALGLLDPAWSPVPPALATVDPRVLGDKEHLRGTVSLDRTEHRDISRRLAERAVILLSNQGTLPLGRPARIALVGPQADTPTAVLGCYSFPVHVGAQHPGTPTGIELPTLRQALAAEFPGSEITTVPGADVDTMDTGGFEKAVEAARAADVVVAALGDRAGLFGRGTSGEGCDAESLALPGVQQQLLDALLDTGTPVVLTLLAGRPYALGRAVREAAAVVQAFFPGQEGTGAVAGVLSGRITPSGRLPVSVPRLAGAQPSTYLAAPLAMASEVSSIDPTPAFGFGHGLTYTTFSWSDLDTGGDGDRTPAVPTDGTVSLAFTVRNTGERAGDEVVQLYLRDPVASVVQPVQRLIGYVRVALDPGESARVGVTVPADLASFTGRDGRRVVEPGQLELRLAASSTDIRFTAVVTLTGGPRHVDHTRELHARFTVART; encoded by the coding sequence ATGACCCTGGAGGAGAAGCTCGCCCAGCTCTACGGCCTGTGGGCCGGCGCCTCCAACGACGGTGCCGAAGTGGCGCCCCACCAGCACGACATGGACGAGCCACCGACGCTCGACGCGCTACTGCCTTACGGACTGGGCCAGTTGACCCGGCCCTTCGGCACCGTCCCGGTCGATTCCGCCCTGGGAGCCCTGTCGCTCATGCGTACGCAGGAACGCGTCGTCGCCGCGAACCGCTTCGGCATCCCCGCCATGGCCCACGACGAATGCCTCGCCGGGTTCTCCGCCTGGGGGGCCACCACCTACCCGGTCCCGCTGTCCTGGGGAGCCGCCTTCGACCCCGCCCTGGTCGAGGAGATGGCCCGCGCCATCGGACGCGACATGCGGTCGGTGGGCGTGCACCAAGGGCTCGCCCCCGTCCTCGACGTCGTACGGGACGCCCGCTGGGGGCGGGTCGAGGAGACCATCGGCGAGGACCCCTACCTCGTCGGCACCACGGCCGTCGCCTACATCAAGGGGCTGGAGGCCGCGGGGGTCGTGGCCACCCTCAAACACTTCGTGGGGTACTCGGCCTCGCGCGGCGGGCGCAACCTGGCACCCGTGGGCATGGGACCCAGGGAGCGGGCCGACGTCATGCTCCCGCCCTTCGAGATGGCGGTGCGCGAGAGCGGCGTACGGTCCGTCATGCACGCGTACACCGACACCGACGGCGTGCCCTGCGCGGCCGACGAGGACCTGCTGACCGGACTGCTCCGCGACACCTGGGGCTTCACGGGAACGGTGGTGGCCGACTACTTCGGCATCGCCTTCCTCTCGTCCCTGCACGGAGTCGCGGCCGACTGGGGCGAGGCCGCCGCCGCCGCGCTGACCGCCGGGGTCGACATCGAACTGCCGACCGTGAAGACGTTCGGGACACCGCTGCGCGACCTGGTGTCGTCGGGGCGGGTGCCGGAAGCCGTGGTCGACCGCGCGGTACGCCGTGTCCTGGCCCAGAAGGAGGCGCTCGGCCTCCTCGACCCGGCCTGGAGCCCGGTGCCCCCGGCCCTCGCCACCGTCGATCCACGGGTCCTCGGCGACAAGGAACACCTGCGCGGGACCGTCAGCCTGGACCGTACCGAACACCGGGATATCTCCCGCCGGTTGGCGGAGCGGGCCGTCATCCTGCTCAGCAACCAGGGCACGCTTCCGCTCGGCCGCCCCGCCAGGATCGCGCTGGTCGGCCCCCAGGCCGACACCCCGACGGCTGTCCTGGGCTGCTACTCCTTCCCCGTGCACGTCGGGGCCCAGCACCCCGGCACGCCCACAGGCATCGAACTGCCCACCCTCCGGCAGGCGTTGGCGGCCGAATTCCCCGGCAGCGAGATCACCACCGTCCCCGGGGCGGACGTCGACACCATGGACACCGGCGGATTCGAGAAGGCCGTCGAGGCGGCCCGTGCGGCGGACGTGGTCGTCGCCGCGCTCGGGGACCGGGCCGGACTGTTCGGCCGCGGCACCAGCGGGGAGGGCTGCGACGCGGAGAGCCTCGCCCTGCCCGGCGTACAACAACAGCTCCTCGACGCCCTCCTCGACACCGGGACACCGGTGGTGCTGACACTGCTGGCCGGCCGGCCGTACGCCCTGGGCCGGGCGGTCCGTGAGGCGGCGGCGGTCGTGCAGGCGTTCTTCCCGGGCCAGGAGGGCACCGGCGCGGTGGCCGGGGTGCTCAGCGGCCGGATCACCCCCTCCGGGCGGCTGCCCGTGAGCGTTCCCCGGCTGGCGGGCGCCCAGCCCTCCACCTATCTGGCCGCCCCGCTGGCCATGGCCAGTGAGGTCTCCAGCATCGACCCCACCCCGGCCTTCGGATTCGGGCACGGTCTGACGTACACCACGTTCTCCTGGTCGGACCTCGACACCGGTGGGGACGGGGACCGTACGCCCGCCGTACCCACCGACGGCACGGTCAGCCTGGCCTTCACCGTCCGCAACACCGGTGAGCGGGCGGGGGACGAAGTGGTCCAGCTGTACCTGCGGGACCCGGTGGCCTCGGTCGTCCAGCCGGTCCAGCGGCTGATCGGATACGTACGGGTCGCGCTCGACCCGGGGGAGTCGGCGAGGGTCGGCGTCACGGTGCCCGCGGACCTGGCGTCCTTCACCGGCAGGGACGGACGCCGGGTCGTGGAGCCGGGGCAGCTGGAACTGCGGCTGGCGGCGTCCAGCACCGACATCAGGTTCACGGCCGTGGTGACACTGACGGGCGGACCGAGACACGTGGATCACACGCGCGAACTGCATGCCCGCTTCACCGTCGCGCGCACCTGA